In Actinoplanes derwentensis, the following proteins share a genomic window:
- a CDS encoding S8 family peptidase has product MPEETAFPNPWALDPRIRRTGDTYYFAGELLVADPDMREMNTLLGPLRTLRTVADDPLAGIVTRVAVPAGDDGVETDLPALVSSMRGLARGGPRVGLNHAFAANSGAPITGQPKLHGGLATEPLPVPEQPTAAGATECRPVRVAVVDTGLDPAALTMPVFGRPLRHGVHELDQVYLDSATRRIGLMGGHGTAAAGVVARYARHCVLMSVQVLSVHGITDEVNLAAGILRARDAGAEIISMSLGGVFEGDTPPLALELVLDSLPAETVVVAAAGNVESATPNFYPASRDGVISVAAVDTTGAAAVPAGFSNTGNWITVCAPGVRVHLPYVTGTWDHGPQPLTFAGQVAWSGTSFATPYVAARIAAATSAGQSCRDAADILLKGLPDPFPGYGRYLEAPGDFTYPAP; this is encoded by the coding sequence ATGCCCGAAGAGACCGCGTTCCCGAACCCGTGGGCGCTCGACCCACGGATCCGCCGGACCGGTGACACCTACTACTTCGCCGGTGAGCTGTTGGTCGCGGACCCGGACATGCGGGAGATGAACACGCTGCTGGGTCCGCTGCGAACGTTGCGGACCGTCGCCGACGACCCGCTCGCCGGGATCGTGACCCGGGTCGCGGTGCCGGCCGGTGACGACGGGGTGGAGACCGACCTGCCGGCGCTGGTGTCGTCGATGCGGGGGCTGGCCCGGGGCGGGCCACGGGTCGGGCTCAACCATGCCTTCGCCGCCAACAGCGGCGCGCCGATCACCGGCCAGCCGAAACTGCACGGCGGTCTGGCCACCGAACCGCTTCCGGTGCCGGAACAGCCGACGGCCGCCGGGGCGACCGAGTGCCGGCCGGTACGGGTCGCGGTCGTCGACACCGGGCTGGACCCGGCGGCGCTGACGATGCCGGTGTTCGGGCGGCCGCTGCGGCACGGGGTGCACGAGCTGGACCAGGTCTACCTGGACTCGGCGACGCGGCGGATCGGGCTGATGGGTGGGCACGGTACCGCCGCCGCCGGGGTGGTGGCCCGGTACGCGCGCCACTGTGTGCTGATGTCGGTGCAGGTCCTGTCGGTGCACGGCATCACCGACGAGGTGAATCTGGCGGCCGGGATCCTGCGGGCCCGTGACGCCGGAGCCGAGATCATCAGCATGTCGCTCGGTGGTGTGTTCGAGGGGGACACACCACCGCTCGCGCTGGAGCTGGTGCTGGACAGTCTGCCGGCCGAGACCGTGGTGGTCGCGGCGGCCGGCAACGTCGAGAGCGCGACGCCGAACTTCTATCCGGCCAGCCGGGACGGGGTGATCTCGGTGGCGGCCGTCGACACGACCGGGGCGGCGGCCGTGCCGGCCGGGTTCAGCAACACCGGCAACTGGATCACGGTCTGCGCGCCGGGGGTGCGGGTGCATCTGCCGTACGTGACCGGTACCTGGGATCACGGGCCGCAGCCGCTCACGTTCGCCGGGCAGGTGGCGTGGAGTGGTACGTCGTTCGCGACACCGTACGTGGCGGCCCGGATCGCGGCCGCCACCTCGGCCGGGCAGAGCTGCCGGGACGCCGCGGACATCCTGCTCAAGGGGCTGCCGGATCCGTTCCCCGGGTACGGGCGCTATCTGGAGGCGCCCGGCGACTTCACCTATCCGGCACCGTGA
- a CDS encoding CHAT domain-containing protein produces MATVQERADAAMRLVQTDPRLARAEALRVRTAARRAGDAGAESAAERVLGLAGRESNNVASAARHLRRAVALADAAGLPVAAARARMTLALVRADQGDIAEAMSLGEAAAPYLEGLEAARLGHQLALVAQRRGLFREALRGYGSALAVFRREGDLHWEARVRNNRGVLHAYRGHPGPAETDLRRAEELYAALGQDLAVADVRWNRGFAAGRDGRVVTALTHLAAAEDHYVQHHLSPAMIMMDRCDVLLSAGLYEEARDVATAAVRELTRRRMTADLAEARLLLAAAALACGDLTAARHAARLAERAFTRQGRPGWATVAGYTRLRTDWTAGRPRPALLRAAVAGAAALRDAGWAAPAADAALIAARCALAAGRPGEATELLRHTARARRPGYPAALRVSAWHAMALLRIAGGDRRGAEAALRAGLRALDEHRLTLGATELRVRAAEHGFDLVMTALRLAVSAGSARSLLIWAERGRAAAQQLRPAGPPQDPGLAEEFAELRAVAAVREQALAEGRDARRHQLRQAHLERSIRDRVRRTHPATPVARAGALRTRTLTEHLAGRALIELITVDDTLHAVVLAGGRLTRRELGPVGAVNTEIRALRFALHRMSLRDRTGPSGADRLDRMLLAPLRPLIGNAGLVIVASGRLHGVPWRMLPTCADRTVSVAPSAVAWLRAASAAPSGEGTVLVAGPGLPGAADEIKTLGVRYGTAHALAGDQARVPAVLHAMDGAARTHIAAHGTFRADNPQFSTLGLADGPLTVYDLETLNHPPDLVVLSACDSGLSTVHRGDEIMGFAAALLALGTRSVIATVAPVRDGAARDVMVRLHDRLRAGSSPSVALAEAQWASRGDPAASAFICHGAG; encoded by the coding sequence ATGGCGACGGTGCAGGAGCGGGCGGACGCCGCCATGCGACTGGTCCAGACCGATCCCCGGCTGGCCCGCGCCGAGGCGCTGCGGGTGCGCACCGCCGCCCGGCGAGCCGGTGACGCCGGGGCCGAGTCGGCGGCCGAGCGGGTTCTCGGGCTGGCCGGCCGGGAGAGCAACAACGTCGCGTCGGCGGCCCGGCATCTGCGCCGCGCGGTCGCCCTGGCCGACGCGGCGGGCCTGCCGGTGGCGGCGGCCCGCGCCCGGATGACCCTGGCCCTGGTGCGCGCCGACCAGGGCGACATCGCCGAAGCCATGAGCCTGGGCGAGGCGGCCGCACCGTACCTGGAAGGGCTCGAAGCCGCCCGTCTCGGCCATCAGCTGGCGCTGGTCGCGCAGCGGCGCGGCCTGTTCCGGGAGGCCCTGCGCGGGTACGGCAGCGCCCTGGCCGTCTTCCGCCGCGAAGGTGACCTGCACTGGGAGGCCCGGGTCCGCAACAACCGGGGTGTCCTGCACGCCTACCGCGGCCATCCGGGCCCGGCCGAGACGGACCTGCGGCGCGCCGAGGAACTGTACGCCGCGCTGGGCCAGGACCTGGCGGTCGCCGACGTCCGATGGAATCGTGGTTTCGCGGCCGGCCGCGACGGCCGGGTGGTGACCGCGCTGACCCATCTGGCCGCCGCCGAGGACCACTACGTCCAGCATCACCTCTCCCCGGCGATGATCATGATGGATCGTTGTGACGTGCTGCTGTCGGCAGGGCTGTACGAGGAGGCCCGGGACGTGGCTACCGCGGCCGTCCGGGAACTGACCCGCCGCCGGATGACCGCCGACCTGGCCGAAGCCCGCCTGCTGCTGGCCGCCGCCGCCCTGGCCTGCGGCGACCTGACCGCCGCCCGGCACGCCGCCCGCCTCGCCGAACGCGCCTTCACCCGGCAGGGCCGCCCCGGCTGGGCCACCGTCGCCGGCTACACCCGCCTGCGCACCGACTGGACCGCGGGACGGCCACGTCCGGCTCTGCTGCGCGCGGCGGTCGCCGGTGCCGCCGCGCTGCGCGACGCCGGTTGGGCCGCCCCGGCCGCCGACGCCGCCCTGATCGCGGCCCGCTGCGCCCTCGCCGCCGGCCGGCCCGGTGAGGCCACCGAACTGCTGCGGCACACCGCCCGCGCCCGGCGCCCGGGTTATCCGGCGGCACTGCGGGTGAGCGCCTGGCACGCGATGGCCCTGCTACGGATCGCGGGCGGCGACCGCCGGGGCGCCGAGGCCGCGCTGCGGGCGGGGCTGCGCGCCCTGGACGAACACCGGCTCACCCTGGGCGCCACCGAACTGCGGGTGCGCGCCGCCGAACACGGATTCGACCTGGTGATGACCGCGTTGCGGCTGGCGGTGTCGGCCGGGTCGGCCCGGTCGCTGCTGATCTGGGCCGAACGCGGCCGGGCCGCCGCCCAGCAACTGCGCCCGGCCGGGCCGCCGCAGGATCCGGGGCTGGCCGAGGAGTTCGCCGAACTGCGGGCGGTCGCCGCGGTCCGCGAACAGGCCCTGGCCGAAGGCCGTGACGCGCGACGCCACCAGCTGCGGCAGGCCCACCTGGAACGCTCCATCCGGGACCGGGTCCGCCGCACCCACCCGGCGACCCCGGTGGCCCGCGCCGGTGCCCTGCGCACCCGGACACTCACCGAGCACCTGGCCGGCCGGGCCCTGATCGAACTGATCACCGTCGACGACACGCTGCACGCGGTGGTGCTGGCCGGGGGCCGGCTGACCCGCCGCGAACTGGGACCGGTCGGCGCGGTCAACACCGAGATCCGCGCGCTGCGGTTCGCCCTGCACCGGATGTCGCTGCGCGACCGGACCGGGCCGTCCGGCGCGGACCGCCTCGACCGGATGCTGCTCGCCCCGCTGCGCCCGCTGATCGGGAACGCCGGCCTGGTCATCGTGGCATCGGGCCGGCTGCACGGGGTCCCGTGGCGGATGCTGCCGACCTGCGCCGACCGGACCGTGTCGGTGGCCCCCAGCGCGGTCGCCTGGCTACGCGCGGCATCCGCGGCGCCGTCCGGCGAGGGCACGGTCCTGGTCGCCGGTCCCGGTCTGCCCGGCGCGGCCGACGAGATCAAGACCTTGGGCGTACGGTACGGCACAGCGCACGCCCTGGCCGGTGACCAGGCACGCGTCCCGGCCGTACTGCACGCCATGGACGGCGCAGCCCGCACCCACATCGCCGCACACGGAACCTTCCGCGCCGACAACCCGCAGTTCTCCACGCTGGGCCTGGCCGACGGCCCGCTGACCGTCTACGACCTGGAGACCCTGAACCACCCGCCCGATCTGGTGGTGCTGTCCGCCTGCGACTCCGGCCTGTCCACCGTGCACCGCGGCGACGAGATCATGGGTTTCGCCGCCGCACTGCTGGCGCTGGGCACCCGCTCGGTGATCGCCACGGTCGCCCCGGTCCGCGACGGCGCGGCCCGCGACGTGATGGTGCGCCTGCACGATCGACTGCGGGCCGGATCGTCCCCGTCCGTGGCGCTCGCCGAGGCTCAGTGGGCGTCGCGCGGCGATCCGGCCGCGTCAGCGTTCATCTGTCACGGTGCCGGATAG
- a CDS encoding alpha/beta hydrolase fold domain-containing protein, which yields MASWQMNVVAAFTRLAYQRGFATEQAGRRILARPKRPSAPPKSITRRYDVSTTHDHGFDLHRVRTGPSGTGVTVVYLHGGAYTNEIVGPHWSLIAHLADRTGHEVAVPIYGLAPAHHALQALEFVTAVITAEVARGRRVYLAGDSAGGGLALLAAQAAGGPAGGVAGLTAIAPWLDLSMANPEVDALEPSDPWLRRAGLRPLAAAWAGDVALTDPRVSPLYGDLAILPPTQILVGTRDITMPDCRVLRDRIPQSVPLTYHEQEGAVHVYPLLPVPEARQGRLAVTDHIRQATR from the coding sequence ATGGCGAGCTGGCAGATGAACGTGGTGGCGGCCTTCACCCGGCTGGCCTACCAGCGCGGATTCGCCACCGAACAGGCCGGCCGGCGGATCCTCGCCCGCCCCAAACGCCCCTCCGCACCCCCGAAGAGCATCACCCGCAGGTACGACGTGAGCACCACCCACGACCACGGTTTCGACCTGCACCGGGTGCGGACCGGGCCGTCCGGCACCGGCGTGACGGTGGTGTACCTGCACGGCGGGGCGTACACCAACGAGATCGTCGGCCCGCACTGGTCGCTGATCGCCCACCTCGCCGACCGCACCGGCCACGAGGTGGCCGTGCCCATCTACGGCCTGGCCCCGGCCCACCACGCTCTGCAGGCGCTGGAGTTCGTCACCGCCGTGATCACCGCGGAGGTGGCCCGCGGCCGGCGCGTCTACCTGGCCGGCGACTCGGCCGGCGGCGGGCTGGCGCTGCTGGCCGCCCAGGCCGCCGGCGGCCCGGCCGGGGGAGTGGCCGGGCTGACCGCGATCGCCCCGTGGCTCGACCTGTCGATGGCCAACCCCGAGGTCGACGCCTTGGAACCGTCCGACCCGTGGCTGCGCCGGGCCGGCCTGCGCCCCCTCGCCGCCGCGTGGGCCGGTGACGTCGCGCTGACGGATCCACGGGTCAGCCCGCTCTACGGGGACCTGGCGATCCTGCCGCCGACCCAGATCCTGGTCGGCACCCGCGACATCACCATGCCCGACTGCCGGGTGCTGCGGGACCGCATCCCGCAGTCGGTGCCGCTGACCTACCACGAGCAGGAGGGCGCCGTGCACGTCTACCCGCTGCTCCCGGTCCCCGAAGCCCGCCAGGGCAGACTCGCCGTGACCGACCACATCCGGCAGGCGACCCGGTAA
- a CDS encoding SAM-dependent methyltransferase — MDLPRSFVIRERDHRIHNPFTAAKLATLGAAIRLRPGQKVLDLACGSGEMLCTWSREHGVGGTGVDISTVFLAAARARAVELGVSGRVEFTHADAAGFVAAEPVDVAACIGATWIGGGVEGTLELLGRSLRPGGIVLVGEPFWRRQPPDRVAVEGSGAQTREQFEDLPGLVASFGRFGWDLVEMVLADGDSWDRYVAAQWLTVRTWLAENPDDELAGAMRVELDTAPLNYVRYQRRYLGWGVFALMRR, encoded by the coding sequence ATGGATCTGCCACGTAGTTTCGTCATCCGGGAGCGGGATCACCGCATCCACAACCCGTTCACTGCCGCCAAGCTGGCCACCCTGGGGGCGGCGATCCGGTTGCGGCCGGGGCAGAAGGTGCTCGACCTGGCCTGCGGCAGCGGGGAGATGCTGTGCACCTGGAGCCGTGAGCACGGGGTCGGCGGCACCGGCGTCGACATCAGCACGGTGTTCCTGGCCGCGGCTCGCGCCCGCGCCGTCGAACTGGGGGTGTCCGGCCGGGTGGAGTTCACGCACGCCGACGCGGCCGGTTTCGTGGCGGCCGAGCCGGTGGACGTCGCGGCCTGCATCGGTGCCACCTGGATCGGCGGCGGTGTCGAAGGCACCCTCGAGTTGCTCGGGCGCAGTCTGCGGCCGGGCGGGATCGTGCTGGTCGGCGAGCCGTTCTGGCGTCGGCAGCCGCCGGACCGGGTGGCGGTCGAGGGCAGCGGCGCCCAAACCCGTGAGCAGTTCGAGGATCTGCCCGGTCTGGTGGCGTCGTTCGGGCGGTTCGGGTGGGACCTGGTCGAGATGGTGCTGGCCGACGGCGACAGCTGGGATCGGTACGTCGCCGCTCAGTGGCTCACGGTGCGCACCTGGCTCGCGGAGAACCCGGACGACGAGCTGGCCGGTGCGATGCGCGTCGAACTGGACACCGCGCCGCTGAACTACGTCCGCTATCAGCGCCGCTATCTCGGGTGGGGAGTGTTCGCCCTGATGAGACGCTGA
- a CDS encoding macro domain-containing protein: protein MVELKIIKGDATSPQAKGPKIIAHVCNDIGGWGKGFVVAVSRRWPEPERAFRQWHRGRAGNDFGLGAVQLVQVTPDVWVANMVGQRGIRTGSGGPPVRYDAIGTCLGAVAGHAARLGASVHMPRIGCGLAGGKWERIEPMIVTALCERGISTTVYDF from the coding sequence ATGGTGGAATTGAAGATCATCAAGGGTGACGCGACGAGCCCACAGGCCAAGGGGCCGAAGATCATCGCGCATGTCTGCAACGACATCGGCGGATGGGGCAAGGGTTTCGTGGTCGCGGTGTCACGGCGCTGGCCGGAGCCCGAACGGGCGTTCCGGCAGTGGCACCGGGGCCGGGCCGGAAACGACTTCGGGCTCGGCGCCGTCCAGTTGGTGCAGGTCACACCGGATGTGTGGGTGGCGAACATGGTCGGCCAGCGGGGCATCCGGACCGGTAGCGGCGGGCCGCCGGTGCGCTACGACGCGATCGGGACCTGCCTGGGCGCGGTCGCCGGCCACGCGGCGCGGCTGGGGGCATCGGTGCACATGCCGCGGATCGGATGCGGACTGGCCGGCGGCAAATGGGAACGCATCGAACCGATGATCGTGACGGCCCTCTGCGAACGTGGCATTTCTACCACCGTCTACGACTTCTAG
- a CDS encoding alpha/beta fold hydrolase translates to MTNEQIVLIGGLWTDVSVWADVAAALGPSAVPVSLPAHASATLDDQVAAVLAAVDAAPGKSVVVGHSAACTLAWLAADARPDRVAKVVLIGGYPSSDGAQYAAFFAVQDGFMAFPGWEPFEGADAADLDEQARASFAANAVPVPEGVATGVVRWTDERRFDVPVVLICPEFTPAQAREWIDAGELPELAKAKHLTLVDIDSGHWPMLTRPAELAALLRDSAGR, encoded by the coding sequence GTGACCAACGAACAGATCGTGCTCATCGGCGGGCTGTGGACGGACGTGTCGGTGTGGGCCGACGTCGCCGCCGCGCTGGGCCCGTCAGCCGTGCCGGTGTCGCTGCCCGCCCACGCTTCGGCCACTCTCGACGACCAGGTGGCGGCGGTTCTCGCGGCCGTCGACGCGGCGCCCGGCAAGTCGGTGGTGGTGGGTCATTCGGCGGCGTGCACGCTGGCGTGGCTGGCCGCCGACGCCCGGCCCGACCGGGTCGCGAAGGTGGTGCTGATCGGCGGGTACCCGTCGTCGGATGGTGCGCAGTACGCGGCGTTCTTCGCGGTGCAGGACGGTTTCATGGCGTTCCCCGGGTGGGAGCCGTTCGAGGGTGCCGACGCGGCCGACCTGGACGAGCAGGCGCGGGCGTCGTTCGCCGCGAACGCGGTTCCGGTGCCGGAGGGTGTCGCCACCGGGGTGGTGCGGTGGACCGACGAGCGCCGGTTCGACGTGCCGGTGGTGCTGATCTGCCCCGAGTTCACGCCCGCGCAGGCCCGTGAGTGGATCGACGCCGGCGAACTCCCCGAACTGGCGAAGGCGAAACATCTGACCCTGGTCGACATCGACTCCGGCCACTGGCCGATGCTGACCCGCCCCGCCGAACTGGCCGCCCTTCTTCGGGACAGCGCCGGGCGGTGA
- a CDS encoding DUF2332 family protein has translation MTTAELYADFATREARGVSPVYERLALAVAADTVIHRLLAAVPVAKRQPNLLFAVVRLLGGPVEQPGAFHAFTVTHWAAIEADLRVRATQTNEARLQAAAAVAAADPPELITGDLVDDLPALAAEAPPDATLVVFHTSVLYQVPADRRAAFIDLAGALPGHWISAESPEVVPFDGLPPTPDDTSYNVVTLDGRPLAWSKAHGQSVRWFG, from the coding sequence GTGACGACCGCTGAGTTGTACGCCGACTTCGCCACCCGTGAGGCGCGGGGTGTGTCGCCCGTCTACGAGCGGCTGGCGCTGGCAGTCGCGGCGGACACCGTGATCCACCGGCTGCTGGCGGCGGTGCCGGTCGCGAAACGGCAGCCGAACCTGCTGTTCGCGGTGGTGCGGCTGCTCGGCGGGCCGGTCGAGCAGCCGGGCGCGTTCCACGCTTTCACGGTCACTCACTGGGCGGCGATCGAGGCGGACCTACGGGTCCGGGCCACTCAGACCAACGAGGCTCGTCTGCAGGCGGCCGCCGCGGTCGCCGCCGCCGACCCACCCGAGTTGATCACCGGTGATCTGGTCGACGACCTGCCCGCGCTGGCCGCCGAGGCCCCGCCGGATGCGACGCTGGTGGTCTTTCACACCTCGGTGCTGTACCAGGTTCCGGCGGACCGCCGGGCGGCATTCATCGACCTGGCCGGCGCACTGCCCGGTCACTGGATCTCCGCCGAGTCACCGGAGGTGGTGCCGTTCGACGGGCTGCCACCCACACCGGACGACACGTCGTACAACGTTGTCACCCTCGACGGCAGGCCGCTGGCCTGGTCGAAGGCGCACGGCCAGTCGGTGCGGTGGTTCGGGTGA
- a CDS encoding maleylpyruvate isomerase family mycothiol-dependent enzyme, translating into MSALRAEASAFGAVLESLTAAEWELPTRCAPWLVRDLAGHVITVLSRVPVMIAAPAPSAPDTTAAGYYRADKRFSETANTERVRTAQARAVSPAEFAATVAAMLHAVDGAAADRVVVTRHGDAMLLTDFLTTRVVELAVHGLDVADALGRPAWITPQAAAVVLDLLFGPDRQSAITGLGADPETVLRRATGRAPVTPAESGRLTEAGLRRLTLG; encoded by the coding sequence GTGAGCGCCCTGCGCGCCGAGGCCTCGGCGTTCGGCGCCGTGCTTGAATCGCTGACGGCTGCCGAGTGGGAGTTGCCCACCCGTTGCGCGCCCTGGCTGGTCCGTGACCTGGCCGGGCATGTGATCACCGTGTTGAGCCGGGTGCCCGTGATGATCGCCGCCCCGGCGCCTTCGGCACCGGACACCACGGCGGCCGGCTATTACCGCGCGGACAAGCGTTTCAGCGAGACCGCCAACACCGAGCGGGTACGAACGGCGCAGGCGCGCGCGGTCTCCCCCGCCGAGTTCGCGGCGACCGTGGCGGCGATGCTGCACGCCGTCGACGGGGCCGCCGCGGATCGGGTGGTGGTGACCCGGCACGGCGACGCCATGCTGCTCACCGACTTCCTCACCACCAGGGTCGTCGAACTCGCCGTGCACGGCCTGGACGTCGCCGACGCGCTCGGCCGGCCCGCCTGGATCACCCCGCAGGCCGCCGCCGTGGTGCTGGACCTGTTGTTCGGCCCTGACCGGCAGTCCGCGATCACCGGCCTCGGAGCAGACCCGGAGACGGTGCTGCGCCGTGCGACCGGTCGCGCCCCGGTGACTCCCGCCGAATCCGGCCGGCTGACCGAAGCCGGGCTCCGCCGGCTGACCCTGGGATAG
- a CDS encoding NUDIX domain-containing protein codes for MEQVSTRVVYRNPWMTVREDEVRRPDGSPGIYGVVEKPDFALVLPRWEDGFWLVEQFRYPVGRRAWEFPQGSWGTGGSGDQLALARQELAEETGLRAGSMTHLGHLYEAYGYCTQGFDVYLASDLESGVPDREVTEQDMIHRRFTDSEVTGLIRTGGIVDAPSLAALTLYRLSQEAPSCSR; via the coding sequence ATGGAACAGGTGAGCACCCGCGTCGTCTACCGCAACCCGTGGATGACGGTCCGGGAGGATGAGGTCCGCCGCCCCGACGGTAGTCCCGGGATCTACGGTGTCGTCGAGAAACCCGATTTCGCCCTGGTCCTGCCGCGCTGGGAGGACGGTTTCTGGTTGGTGGAGCAGTTCCGTTACCCGGTCGGGCGGCGGGCGTGGGAGTTCCCGCAGGGCAGCTGGGGCACCGGCGGGTCCGGCGATCAGCTGGCCCTGGCCCGTCAGGAGCTGGCCGAGGAGACCGGCCTGCGCGCCGGTTCGATGACCCATCTCGGTCACCTGTACGAGGCTTACGGTTACTGCACCCAGGGTTTCGACGTGTACCTGGCCTCCGATCTGGAGTCCGGTGTCCCGGACCGTGAGGTGACCGAACAGGACATGATCCACCGGCGGTTCACCGACTCCGAGGTGACCGGTCTGATCCGCACCGGCGGCATCGTCGACGCCCCGTCGCTGGCCGCCTTGACCCTGTACCGCCTGTCCCAGGAGGCCCCGTCGTGCAGCCGATGA
- a CDS encoding GNAT family N-acetyltransferase, whose product MRSWVEDDGVRIYLIETAALDGEEALDAGTALDAGEDAVRRIVAEQGITGPVTLGGNAVDGDHAREALLVGRGYRRVFTMIEMRRDAGFVPASSLPEGFRVRTATGDDAGALWRLARRAWAGRAFVSLPSEDRLRDWLRRSDLSTFEVVTAGDRIAAFAAVVGDEIDDLVVDPDFQRRGLASVLLSRALTRLGGTARLRTEAHDPSGARTLYERFGFQVTAAHHRYRKPLR is encoded by the coding sequence GTGCGGTCGTGGGTCGAGGACGACGGTGTTCGGATCTACCTCATCGAGACAGCGGCGCTCGACGGGGAAGAGGCTCTCGACGCGGGCACGGCGCTCGACGCGGGTGAGGACGCGGTGCGCCGGATCGTCGCCGAGCAGGGGATCACGGGGCCGGTGACGCTCGGTGGCAATGCCGTCGACGGGGATCATGCTCGGGAGGCGCTGCTGGTCGGCCGGGGGTATCGGCGGGTCTTCACGATGATCGAGATGCGGCGCGACGCGGGGTTCGTACCGGCGAGCTCGCTGCCCGAAGGTTTCCGGGTGCGCACCGCGACCGGCGATGACGCGGGGGCACTGTGGCGGCTGGCGCGGCGGGCGTGGGCCGGGCGGGCGTTCGTGAGCCTGCCCAGTGAGGACCGGCTGCGTGATTGGCTTCGACGATCCGATCTGTCGACCTTCGAAGTGGTCACGGCGGGTGATCGGATCGCCGCGTTCGCCGCGGTGGTCGGCGATGAGATCGACGACCTTGTGGTGGACCCGGACTTTCAGCGTCGCGGTCTCGCGTCCGTCCTGCTCAGCCGGGCTCTGACTCGTCTGGGTGGTACGGCCCGGCTGCGGACCGAAGCCCATGATCCATCAGGGGCCCGGACCCTGTACGAACGTTTTGGCTTCCAGGTGACGGCGGCTCACCACCGCTACCGAAAGCCGCTCCGCTGA
- a CDS encoding XRE family transcriptional regulator, which yields MRLRELRKSWWPDVSVTQAELAEALSGRKRASVQLISSWESSTSPAPPPEDRLNAILTFFSSRRSIESRPYRLVAEQELTGEESATRALLRDELFALRAAAVADAATGYPANPMSIVGRGPWHYKEGPILIVCSEPENEAWPSIPDPDVAKLSRLADLDSLFELHGHLRAVNPDLDVGYVSAREMTETDWTAHLVLLGGVDWNKATSNALRLTPVPVTQLSADDDPSRGCFQVVTETESLSFSPEFDIREDTHVLIQDVGHFFRAPNPLNRERTITVCNGMFGSGVYGAVRTLTHDIFREKNADFLAQTFTGDAFSLLFRVQVLNGIAVTPDWTAPGTVLHALAQD from the coding sequence GTGCGTCTGCGCGAGTTGCGCAAGTCGTGGTGGCCGGATGTCTCGGTCACCCAGGCGGAGCTGGCCGAAGCGCTCAGCGGGCGGAAACGAGCCAGCGTCCAGCTGATCTCCTCCTGGGAGAGCAGCACCAGCCCGGCGCCACCGCCCGAGGACCGGCTCAACGCCATCCTGACCTTCTTCAGCTCCCGGCGTTCGATCGAGTCCCGTCCCTACCGGCTCGTCGCCGAACAGGAACTGACAGGCGAGGAGAGTGCCACCCGGGCCCTGCTGCGCGACGAACTGTTCGCCCTGCGCGCGGCCGCCGTCGCCGACGCGGCCACCGGCTATCCGGCGAACCCGATGAGTATCGTCGGCCGCGGGCCCTGGCACTACAAAGAGGGCCCGATCCTGATCGTCTGCTCCGAGCCGGAGAACGAGGCCTGGCCGTCGATCCCGGACCCGGACGTCGCGAAACTGTCCCGGCTGGCCGACCTCGACTCGCTCTTCGAACTGCACGGCCACCTCCGCGCGGTCAACCCGGACCTCGACGTCGGCTACGTCAGCGCTCGCGAGATGACTGAAACGGATTGGACCGCCCACCTGGTGCTGCTCGGCGGAGTCGACTGGAACAAGGCCACCTCGAACGCCCTGCGGCTGACACCCGTCCCGGTGACACAACTGTCCGCCGACGACGACCCGAGTCGCGGCTGCTTCCAGGTCGTTACCGAGACGGAGTCGCTGTCGTTCTCACCCGAGTTCGACATCCGCGAAGACACCCATGTCCTGATCCAGGACGTCGGCCATTTCTTCCGAGCGCCCAACCCCCTCAACCGGGAGCGCACCATAACCGTATGCAACGGTATGTTCGGTAGCGGCGTCTACGGTGCCGTGCGCACCCTCACTCATGACATCTTCCGCGAGAAGAACGCCGACTTCCTGGCGCAGACCTTCACCGGCGATGCCTTCAGCCTGCTGTTTCGCGTCCAGGTGCTGAACGGTATCGCCGTCACCCCCGACTGGACCGCACCGGGCACCGTGCTGCACGCCCTGGCGCAGGACTGA
- a CDS encoding GNAT family N-acetyltransferase, whose translation MSIRTASDEDVRELVEDRHDRHHFLEHLGNQRGILLFALRGEALIGHVFLRTGPAEEPELRDGLPRVPLLQHLKVTAEHRGRGIAQRLLAEAENRLRALQHRRVALGVHPDNQRAIRLYRWTGFAAWRDEPIITDRIDVAEDGTTVRTAELCLVFVKSLG comes from the coding sequence GTGTCGATACGTACAGCCTCGGACGAGGACGTCCGCGAACTCGTCGAGGACCGGCACGACCGGCACCACTTCCTGGAACATCTCGGCAACCAGCGGGGCATCCTGCTGTTCGCGCTGCGCGGCGAGGCCCTGATCGGTCACGTCTTCCTGCGGACCGGCCCGGCCGAGGAACCGGAACTCCGCGACGGCCTGCCCCGGGTTCCGTTGCTGCAGCATCTGAAGGTGACGGCGGAACACCGGGGCCGGGGCATCGCGCAGCGGCTGCTGGCCGAGGCCGAGAACCGGCTGCGGGCGCTGCAGCACCGCCGGGTCGCCCTCGGTGTGCATCCGGACAACCAGCGGGCCATCCGGCTCTACCGGTGGACCGGCTTCGCCGCCTGGCGTGACGAGCCGATCATCACCGACCGCATCGACGTGGCCGAGGACGGGACCACCGTGCGTACCGCCGAACTGTGTCTGGTGTTCGTCAAAAGCCTCGGCTGA